The Gemmatimonadota bacterium region CGGTGTCCGAGCCGGTGCCCGCCACATGAAGGTGGTCGCCGCAAAAGAACTGGCGAAAACCTACTCGATCAACAGCCGGCCGGTCTCGGCCCTTCGGGGCGTTTCCCTCGACATCGACCAAGGCGAGTATGTGGCCATCACCGGGCCCTCCGGCAGCGGCAAATCCACCCTGCTGCAACTCCTCGGCGGGCTCGATCAGCCAACCAGCGGGTCGCTTGAACTGATGGGCACCGCCGTCGAGCAACTCTCCGATTCCGAACTCACCACCCTCCGGCTCACCAAAGTCGGGTTCATCTTTCAGCGCTTCCACCTGATGCCGGTCCTCACCGCCCGAGAAAACGTCGAACTTCCGATGGCCGAAGCCGGCGCGTCGCGCTCCGCCCGCTCCGCCCGGGCCCGCGAACTCCTCGCCTATGTCGGCCTGGCAGACCGGATCGACCACCGGGCCACTCAACTCTCTGGCGGGGAAATGCAGCGGGTGGCCATTGCCCGAGCGCTCGCCAATCGCCCCGCCCTCATCCTGGCCGATGAACCCACCGGCGAACTCGATGCCGTGACGGGTGACCAGATTCTCGGTCTGTTCGACCAGCTTCATCAGGACGGGGTAACCGTGGTCGTCGTGACCCACGATGAGCGGTTGGCCGGACGAGCCGCGCGCCGGGTCTCGCTCCTCGATGGTCGAGTTAACAAGGACGAGCGTGCCCCGGGCTGATTTTCGGACGGTCCTGACGCTGGCGTTCCGTCATCTCTTCGTCAAACCCGGCCGGGCGATGGTGCTGTGGTTCGGGTTCGCGGTCGGCGCCGGCGTGATGATGGTGCTTCTCTCGGTCGGCGAAGCGATGCTGATCCAATCGCGCGATGTGAATTTGGTCGGGGGCGGGCAGGTGACCGTGCTGCCCGAAGGCATTGACCTCGAGGGACTCCGCACCGGTTCGATGGGCGGGCTCTTCTTCGGAATCGACCGGGCCCGGTTTCTGGAGCGGCAGTTGGTCGGCGGCAAACGGCTCGACGACGTCATCCGCGCCACCTCGCCGGTCATCGAACACAAACTGGTCTACCTCGAGCAGGGCGGCCAACTGCTGACCCTCCGCGCCGGCGGCGAACTGCCTTCGGGGGCACGGGCCGTCGGCGCCGGCCTCAACGTGGTCGCCGGATCGTGGGACGATAGCCCGGACGACCGCCGCTTTGCCCGGCCCACGCCCGAACAACTGTACCACGAACTCGACCGGTTCCACGTCCCGGTCGCTGATTCGACTTGGGCCGAGTGGCACTACTTCAACGTGGCCCCGAGCCCCGACGAGTGGTGGTACATCACCTATATGGTCGGGGGTTCGGGCCAGCTCTTGGTGACCCGGCACCGCGCCGGCCGCCCCCCGGCCCGCTACGAATCGGCTGCTCCGCTCGGGGCGGTTCGCTACGACACCGCGTCCGCCGACCTCTCGATCGGTCGCCACACAGTAACCCAACGCGACGGCCGGTACCGGATTCAGGGCAGCGCCTCGGGGCCATCGGGCTCGGTCCGGTTCGACCTCACGGTGCGGCCGGAGCCTAACGCCTACTTCCCGCCGGTTGAACTCAAGAGCGACCGGGTCCTGTCCGGCTACGTCGTTCCCGTCCTCCGCGGCACGGCCACCGGCACCCTGTGCGAGGGCACCGAGTGCCGCGAACTCACCGACGTCGCGGCCTATCACGATCACAATTGGGGGGTCTGGCGGCAAACGACCTGGAACTGGGGCCAGGCTCGAGGAACCCGGATGAGTCTGGTCTACGGCGGGGTCCTCACCAACGACAGCGCGAGTAACGCGTCCGGGTCACCCTACTTCCTCGCCGCGGTCGATTCGCAAGGCGTCCGGCAAATCCTCCGGTTCAGTTCGATCGATTATCGAGAGGGCGCCTTCTCCCTGATTGCCGTCCGGGAGCCGGACACCCTCCGCCTCGACGTGACGGTTCGGAATACCCAAACCACTCCGATCGGAACCGGGGCCGCCCGGCT contains the following coding sequences:
- a CDS encoding ABC transporter ATP-binding protein, with translation MKVVAAKELAKTYSINSRPVSALRGVSLDIDQGEYVAITGPSGSGKSTLLQLLGGLDQPTSGSLELMGTAVEQLSDSELTTLRLTKVGFIFQRFHLMPVLTARENVELPMAEAGASRSARSARARELLAYVGLADRIDHRATQLSGGEMQRVAIARALANRPALILADEPTGELDAVTGDQILGLFDQLHQDGVTVVVVTHDERLAGRAARRVSLLDGRVNKDERAPG